The window GGCAATGTGGGGCCTGACTTAGGACAGAACTACATCGTCGATGCCTTCATGGTGGTTGTGTTGGGCGGTGTGGGTCAACTGGCTGGCACTGTGTATGCTGCCCTTGGTTTGGGCTTGGTCAACAAGCTCTTGGAAGGTGTGACAGGTGCCGTGTTGGCCAAAATTTGTGTCCTCGTGTTCATCATCATCTTCATCCAAAAACGCCCGCAAGGTATTTTTGCCATGAAGGGTCGGAGTGCGGAGGCTTGAGATGACAAACTTGAATATTTCAAAAATGGAATTGCCGGGTCGTGAACCTTTGTTCACGGGCAAAGGCTGGACAGCCTTCTGGGTGGCATTGTTGTTTGTTTGCCTGTGCGTTCCCTTGATGAACCTGGTGGTGCCACAAGGCCACTGGTTGCATTTCAGCGATTACGCCGTGAGCTTGGTTGGCAAAATCATGTGCTACGCCATTTGCGCTTTGGCCATGGATTTGATCTGGGGTTACACCGGTATTTTGTCTTTGGGCCACGGTTTGTTTTTCGCCATTGGCGGCTATGCCATGGGCATGTACCTCATGCGCCAGATTGGCACCGATGGCAATTACAAAAGCAACTTGCCCGACTTCATGGTGTTCTTAGATTGGAAAGAGTTGCCGTGGCACTGGGCGCTGTCGGACAGCTTTGTGGCCACACTCTTGTTGATCGTCTTGGTGCCAGCGGTGGTGTCTGGCGTCTTTGGTTACTTTGCCTTCCGCTCCCGCATCAAGGGCGTGTACTTCTCCATCATCACGCAGGCCATGACCTTTGCCGCCATGCTGTTGTTCTTCCGCAATGAAACCGGTTTTGGTGGCAACAATGGCTTTACCGATTTCAAACGGATTTTGGATTTGCCTTTGGCCACACCCAACATGCGCATGATTTTGTTTGTGTTGACCGGCATCACCTTGCTGGGCTTTTTCTTGATGGCCCGGTGGCTCATTCGCAGCAAATTTGGACGCGTTTTGCAAGCCATTCGTGATGCGGAGTCCCGTGTCATGTTCTCTGGCTATTCACCCTTGCCCTACAAGCTCAGCATCTGGGTGATCTCTGCTGTCATGTGCGGTGTCGCGGGTGCCTTGTATGTGCCCCAAGTGGGCATCATCAATCCGGGTGAGATGAGCCCTGCCAATTCGATCGAAATTGCCGTGTGGGCTGCAGTGGGTGGCCGTGGCAGTCTGATTGGCCCTGTGGTGGGTGCGTTCTTGGTCAACGGTGCCAAAAGTTGGCTGACAGTCACTGCACCAGAGTTTTGGTTGTATTTCTTAGGCGCTCTGTTCATTGCCGTGACCTTGTTCTTACCACAGGGTGTGGTGGGCTTGGTGCAGCGATTGAAAGGAGGCCGTTCATGAACCCTGACCTCATGAAACAAGGCGCGCAGCGTGCCGCTGCGCATGCCCCAGAAGCCTATTCTTCAACAGCCACTGAATCGGGCGGACGTGATGCCAGCTATGGCCGCATCCACACGCCTGGCGAGGTAGATGTATCCCACGGCCGCATTTTGTATTTGGAAGACGTCAGCGTCAGCTTCGATGGTTTCAAAGCCATCAACAAATTGTCCTTGGACATTGCCCCTGGTGAGTTGCGCTGCATCATTGGCCCCAATGGCGCTGGCAAAACCACCATGATGGACATCATCACGGGTAAAACCCGTCCTGATGAAGGCCAAGTGTTCTTTGGCAGCACCATCGACTTGCTGCGCCACAACGAACCCGAGATTGCGCAGTTAGGCATTGGCCGCAAGTTTCAAAAGCCCACCGTGTTTGAGCAACTCAGCGTTTTCGAAAACTTGGAGCTGGCGCTCAAAACACCCAAGGGTGTGAAAGCGTCCATGTTCTTCAAGTTGGACTCGATGCAATCCGACCGATTGGCGGAGGTCTTGCACACCATTCATTTGGCCGACAGTGTGTTGACGCAAGCGGGCAATCTAAGTCACGGTCAGAAACAATGGCTCGAGATTGGCATGTTGCTGATGCAAGACCCCAAGCTCTTGTTGTTGGACGAACCCGTGGCCGGCATGACCGATCACGAAACCGAAAGAACA is drawn from Limnohabitans sp. 103DPR2 and contains these coding sequences:
- the urtC gene encoding urea ABC transporter permease subunit UrtC, with the protein product MTNLNISKMELPGREPLFTGKGWTAFWVALLFVCLCVPLMNLVVPQGHWLHFSDYAVSLVGKIMCYAICALAMDLIWGYTGILSLGHGLFFAIGGYAMGMYLMRQIGTDGNYKSNLPDFMVFLDWKELPWHWALSDSFVATLLLIVLVPAVVSGVFGYFAFRSRIKGVYFSIITQAMTFAAMLLFFRNETGFGGNNGFTDFKRILDLPLATPNMRMILFVLTGITLLGFFLMARWLIRSKFGRVLQAIRDAESRVMFSGYSPLPYKLSIWVISAVMCGVAGALYVPQVGIINPGEMSPANSIEIAVWAAVGGRGSLIGPVVGAFLVNGAKSWLTVTAPEFWLYFLGALFIAVTLFLPQGVVGLVQRLKGGRS
- the urtD gene encoding urea ABC transporter ATP-binding protein UrtD, producing the protein MNPDLMKQGAQRAAAHAPEAYSSTATESGGRDASYGRIHTPGEVDVSHGRILYLEDVSVSFDGFKAINKLSLDIAPGELRCIIGPNGAGKTTMMDIITGKTRPDEGQVFFGSTIDLLRHNEPEIAQLGIGRKFQKPTVFEQLSVFENLELALKTPKGVKASMFFKLDSMQSDRLAEVLHTIHLADSVLTQAGNLSHGQKQWLEIGMLLMQDPKLLLLDEPVAGMTDHETERTAELFLTLKGKHSLMVVEHDMGFIKTISDIVTVLCDGSVLAQGTLDQVQADERVIEVYLGR